A genomic region of Catalinimonas niigatensis contains the following coding sequences:
- a CDS encoding SusC/RagA family TonB-linked outer membrane protein, with the protein MRGNSTNLPLRGNLIRKLGTLLLVLVFVQQHVYAQDRAISGTITSVEEGTPVPGVNVIVKGTTKGTVTDIDGNYRISVPENATTLVFSFIGLAQQEVEINGRSTIDVAMESDAKQLSEVVVTAIGIEREKKALGYSVASVGSEKIAQVSEPDPLRAVQGKLPGVNITGGGGAPGQSTKINIRGISSLTGNTQPLFVVDGIPFDNSTNATNPGDPTSSASQDNSAFSNRAFDLDPNNIESMTVLKGAAAAALYGSRATNGVVVITTKAAKKNVRKGLEVTYSGSYNVEQVSNLPDYQDVYAQGSNQLYNAGFIGNWGAPFPNHVDRLNEEYGTNYSQIMYDGVEGVVPATPAGFIPHPLIMTSTGRADRYDLLFPDLVKGYYFSAGGQWITDPNDPLWGSATGTPIGIDVPFQPYDIVGGFFDQGQLVENSINVASGGENVSLTGNVSHMRNTGITPGSEAGRTSLSFGGNGQLENGLFVSGNVTYVNTTQETPQSGGSFFGDYTTANSTSIFQRLYYLPRNYDLNGYPFESPIDGSNVFYRALDNPLWIAKYNRFSSDVNRVYGNITLTYDVGEWLNLTAKGGINTYHDARKDIVRGGGVALPSGRVYTEDVNYTEQDYNFIATVTKDINESFGFRGIVGFNVNQRERGRRKVTGSGIISEGLYNTDATTQTTVNWDYSELRRYYAAYADLQFSYNDYLFVNVVGRNDWSSTLPVENRSYFYPGISASFVVSEAFDIGGNVLDFLKVRAARTQVGNEPSPYLTATYYSILQPVTIGSTDYNRATLNNVLGNVNLKPEFTTETEAGVEAQLFDGRIGIDVTWFNRTSTDQIAQAKLPATSGFDTEWVNIGELQNSGWEIGLDLTPVRTASGFSWNIYSAFTKIETEVIDAGPAGEIFVGGPFSTLGTLHRSGQPYGQIFGSSYARDDEGNLLINKNLGLPFLNPTNDIIGDPNPDFLLGITNTFTYKGFTLRALIDWKQGGDMFSSTAGSLLLRGMLKSQEDREGLRVVPGVYGSPQDFQPTLDENGEKIVNTTAVTAFDYHFTDGWGAYGADEVNVYDATTIRLRELALGYNLPANILESTPFGSVRLMFTGRNLWFKAPNFLEGLNFDPEILAEPAGSNVQGFDYGAFPTTRRYGVNLTVTF; encoded by the coding sequence ATGAGAGGTAATTCTACTAATCTCCCTCTTAGGGGAAATCTCATCAGAAAGCTTGGAACCCTTTTATTAGTATTGGTCTTTGTACAGCAGCATGTATATGCGCAAGATCGTGCTATTTCAGGTACCATTACTTCTGTTGAAGAAGGCACACCAGTACCTGGTGTGAATGTAATTGTGAAGGGTACAACCAAAGGTACCGTAACAGACATTGACGGTAACTACCGGATCAGCGTGCCTGAAAATGCTACTACTTTAGTATTTAGCTTTATTGGGTTGGCCCAGCAGGAAGTAGAAATCAACGGGCGATCAACCATTGATGTGGCAATGGAGTCAGACGCCAAACAGCTTTCTGAGGTAGTAGTTACTGCCATCGGGATTGAGCGTGAGAAAAAAGCACTCGGATACTCCGTGGCCAGTGTTGGAAGTGAAAAAATTGCCCAGGTATCTGAGCCAGATCCGCTAAGAGCGGTGCAGGGGAAACTTCCCGGTGTAAATATCACTGGTGGCGGAGGAGCTCCCGGGCAATCTACCAAGATCAATATCCGGGGTATTTCATCACTTACAGGTAATACACAGCCCCTTTTTGTAGTGGACGGCATTCCTTTTGATAACTCTACCAATGCTACGAATCCCGGTGATCCTACCTCAAGCGCATCACAGGATAATTCAGCTTTTTCTAACCGTGCATTTGACTTAGATCCTAACAACATTGAGTCTATGACGGTACTAAAAGGAGCTGCAGCAGCTGCATTGTATGGTTCAAGGGCTACCAATGGTGTAGTAGTGATTACGACTAAAGCAGCTAAAAAGAATGTGAGGAAAGGTTTGGAAGTAACGTATAGTGGCTCATACAATGTGGAACAGGTTTCCAATTTGCCTGACTATCAGGATGTATATGCTCAGGGTTCCAATCAGCTCTACAACGCTGGCTTTATTGGTAACTGGGGAGCTCCTTTTCCTAATCATGTTGACCGCCTGAATGAAGAATACGGTACCAATTACTCACAGATTATGTACGATGGTGTAGAGGGAGTAGTACCTGCCACGCCTGCTGGCTTTATTCCTCACCCGCTGATCATGACTTCTACGGGCAGAGCAGACCGCTATGACTTACTTTTTCCTGATCTGGTAAAAGGGTATTACTTCTCAGCAGGTGGGCAATGGATAACTGATCCTAATGATCCTCTTTGGGGTAGTGCTACTGGTACTCCCATCGGTATTGATGTCCCTTTTCAGCCTTATGATATCGTAGGAGGTTTTTTTGATCAGGGACAGCTTGTTGAAAACAGTATAAATGTGGCTTCCGGAGGAGAGAATGTTTCATTAACCGGTAACGTTTCTCATATGCGTAATACGGGGATCACTCCAGGCTCTGAAGCTGGCCGCACCAGCTTGAGTTTTGGAGGAAATGGCCAGCTTGAAAATGGTTTGTTTGTTTCCGGAAATGTGACTTATGTAAACACTACCCAGGAGACTCCTCAGTCGGGAGGTAGCTTCTTTGGAGATTATACTACGGCAAACTCTACTTCCATATTTCAGCGTTTGTATTATCTCCCTCGTAACTACGATCTGAACGGTTATCCCTTTGAAAGCCCGATTGATGGATCAAATGTATTTTATCGCGCACTGGATAATCCACTTTGGATTGCCAAATACAATCGTTTCAGCAGTGATGTGAACCGTGTTTATGGAAATATCACTTTAACCTATGATGTAGGCGAGTGGTTGAACCTGACGGCTAAGGGAGGGATCAATACCTATCATGATGCCAGAAAAGATATCGTTAGAGGCGGTGGTGTTGCTCTACCTTCAGGAAGAGTATATACAGAAGATGTAAATTATACTGAACAGGATTATAACTTCATTGCGACAGTTACCAAAGATATTAATGAGTCATTTGGTTTCCGTGGGATTGTCGGTTTCAATGTCAACCAGCGTGAAAGAGGCCGTAGAAAAGTAACCGGTTCGGGTATTATTTCTGAAGGGCTATACAATACAGATGCTACTACACAAACTACAGTAAACTGGGACTATAGTGAGTTGCGTCGCTACTATGCTGCCTATGCTGATCTGCAGTTTTCATACAATGATTATCTTTTTGTCAATGTAGTGGGAAGGAATGACTGGTCGTCTACTCTTCCGGTAGAAAACAGAAGCTATTTCTATCCGGGAATCAGCGCTTCGTTTGTCGTTAGCGAAGCATTTGACATCGGGGGTAATGTGCTGGACTTCCTGAAAGTAAGGGCTGCAAGAACGCAGGTAGGTAATGAGCCCAGTCCTTATCTGACAGCCACTTATTACAGTATTCTACAGCCGGTTACTATCGGATCTACCGATTACAACCGGGCTACCCTCAACAATGTATTGGGTAATGTAAACCTTAAGCCTGAATTTACTACCGAAACAGAAGCAGGGGTAGAAGCCCAACTGTTTGATGGCAGAATAGGAATAGATGTGACATGGTTCAACCGTACCTCTACTGACCAGATTGCCCAGGCCAAATTACCTGCCACCAGTGGGTTTGATACTGAATGGGTCAATATTGGAGAATTACAAAACAGCGGATGGGAAATTGGGCTGGATCTGACGCCGGTGAGAACGGCTTCAGGCTTTAGCTGGAATATCTATTCTGCTTTTACCAAAATTGAAACAGAAGTAATAGATGCCGGACCTGCTGGTGAAATATTTGTAGGAGGTCCTTTCTCTACCTTGGGTACCCTGCATAGATCAGGACAGCCTTACGGACAGATTTTTGGTAGCAGCTATGCCAGAGACGATGAGGGGAACCTGCTTATTAACAAAAATCTTGGTTTGCCCTTTTTGAATCCTACCAATGACATCATAGGTGATCCTAATCCTGACTTCCTTTTAGGGATTACCAACACTTTTACCTATAAAGGTTTTACCTTGAGAGCACTGATTGACTGGAAACAAGGAGGTGATATGTTCTCTTCTACCGCAGGGTCTTTACTATTGAGAGGAATGTTGAAAAGCCAAGAGGATCGGGAAGGACTTCGGGTGGTACCGGGTGTATATGGCAGTCCGCAGGATTTTCAGCCTACATTGGATGAGAACGGTGAAAAAATCGTCAACACTACCGCTGTCACCGCATTTGACTATCACTTTACTGATGGTTGGGGCGCTTATGGCGCGGATGAAGTAAACGTATACGATGCCACAACCATTCGTCTGCGTGAGCTTGCCCTGGGATATAATCTGCCTGCCAATATATTGGAAAGTACTCCATTCGGCTCGGTAAGACTTATGTTTACGGGACGTAACCTCTGGTTCAAAGCGCCTAACTTCTTGGAGGGACTTAATTTTGACCCTGAAATTCTGGCAGAACCAGCAGGTTCAAATGTACAGGGCTTTGATTACGGAGCTTTCCCTACTACCCGGCGTTATGGTGTCAACCTAACCGTTACCTTCTAA
- a CDS encoding SusD/RagB family nutrient-binding outer membrane lipoprotein, with amino-acid sequence MKITNIKYTLLLMLFLWISSCELTDLDINDDPNNPKAASLNLLLSNALLRGSETFADDINQNLHSFVGIAAEQDIDGFDVDNTTYNLDWQELYYEPLKDAQEIINIAEAQGNNPYYLGVGQLLKAYYFSLMVELWGDIPYSEALKADAEEIIKYPAYDDAAAIYQDIFNLIDAGIVNLGENSVVELTGDPIYNGNVSQWIKMGKSLKLRNLINTRLVQDNSAAIAALINEGDLILSGADDFTFQFSSINNPENENRHPWYVEAYTSSEYGFNYLGHQFMVEMLDFEDPRRPFYLKRQATSILDQTIPSERQTTPCSQISGCVYSYLVLNPNMINRLYTSKGKEFNQSFLAGFFGRDRADPSGAPADGALRTAIGVYPVGGLFDDVAEAAAGNRGTGAGIFPMITSEMVKFYIMEAILTGNYAGSTADVRDMLEEVINEHIDKVYAFGVENDPNGVPAAGDTLDPYINKPLDEATSDYVDLWLARYDNASTDNAKLNAVLKQAWFTNFGNGFEIYNTYRRTGYPNDLQVPLNPTRDFALRLPYAQDDLNFNQSVSQDVRDVAFDLDPIFMFDID; translated from the coding sequence ATGAAAATTACAAATATTAAATATACCTTATTGTTGATGCTCTTCCTTTGGATCAGTAGCTGCGAGCTAACGGACCTGGATATCAACGATGACCCCAATAATCCCAAAGCTGCTTCATTAAATCTCTTACTTTCCAATGCTTTATTGAGAGGATCAGAGACGTTTGCAGATGATATCAATCAGAACCTGCATAGTTTTGTAGGAATTGCCGCCGAGCAGGATATTGATGGATTTGATGTAGACAATACCACCTATAATCTGGATTGGCAGGAGTTGTATTACGAACCGCTCAAAGATGCCCAAGAGATTATTAATATCGCTGAAGCTCAGGGTAATAATCCCTATTACTTAGGAGTAGGGCAATTACTTAAAGCCTATTATTTCAGCCTGATGGTTGAACTTTGGGGAGATATCCCTTATTCCGAAGCACTTAAGGCAGATGCTGAAGAGATCATCAAGTACCCTGCTTATGACGATGCTGCTGCAATTTACCAGGACATATTCAACCTGATAGATGCGGGCATCGTTAATCTGGGTGAGAATAGTGTGGTAGAATTAACGGGTGATCCAATCTACAATGGTAATGTAAGCCAGTGGATCAAAATGGGCAAATCCTTGAAACTGCGTAACCTCATCAATACCCGCCTGGTTCAGGATAACAGTGCAGCCATAGCAGCTTTGATCAATGAAGGCGACCTTATTCTAAGTGGTGCTGATGATTTTACATTTCAGTTCAGTAGCATCAATAACCCGGAAAACGAAAACCGCCATCCCTGGTATGTGGAAGCATATACCAGTAGTGAATACGGGTTTAACTATCTGGGTCATCAGTTTATGGTTGAAATGCTGGATTTTGAAGACCCCAGAAGACCTTTCTATCTGAAGCGTCAGGCCACTAGTATACTAGATCAGACTATTCCATCCGAACGCCAGACTACACCCTGTTCTCAGATTAGTGGTTGTGTCTATAGCTATCTGGTACTGAATCCTAATATGATCAACCGGCTATATACGTCTAAAGGAAAAGAATTTAATCAAAGCTTTTTAGCTGGATTCTTTGGGCGTGACCGTGCTGACCCCTCTGGTGCTCCTGCTGATGGTGCTCTTCGTACAGCCATAGGGGTTTATCCAGTGGGTGGATTATTTGATGATGTAGCCGAAGCTGCCGCCGGTAACCGGGGAACAGGTGCCGGAATCTTCCCCATGATTACCAGCGAGATGGTGAAATTTTACATCATGGAAGCAATATTAACCGGCAATTATGCAGGATCAACCGCCGATGTGCGCGATATGCTGGAAGAGGTCATCAATGAGCACATTGATAAAGTGTATGCTTTTGGTGTGGAAAACGATCCCAACGGAGTTCCTGCTGCAGGTGATACTTTGGACCCTTATATCAATAAGCCATTAGATGAGGCTACCAGCGACTATGTAGACCTTTGGCTGGCAAGATATGATAATGCCAGTACCGATAATGCCAAGTTGAACGCGGTATTAAAACAAGCCTGGTTTACTAACTTCGGTAATGGATTTGAAATCTATAATACTTACCGCAGAACCGGTTATCCGAATGATTTGCAGGTTCCTCTAAACCCCACACGTGATTTTGCCCTTAGATTGCCCTATGCCCAGGATGATCTTAACTTCAACCAAAGTGTAAGCCAAGATGTGAGGGATGTGGCATTTGACTTAGATCCCATATTTATGTTTGACATAGATTAG
- a CDS encoding monooxygenase, with the protein MKRVSLLGVILSMVFITKVSAQELTFNEHIAPIIHANCVPCHRPGEVGPFSLISYEDVAKRSKFIRHVTQTRYMPPWKADPEFQHYQNERLLSQQEIDMIARWIDSGVSEGKKRHQPEPPDFQQNSQMRAEPDLVLTMQEPFAIPATAIEEFRFFSLPTQLEEDVYLKAIEFRPGNRQYVHHSRIMLDTTNLIRGINGLSELDPKVQEFYQVPLAEEFLYGWVPGNMPFIYPEGTGKLLRKNSDLIVNIHYAPSAVEAQDQSTVKLYFTREPIEKEVKILTLRENDIINQPFMIPAGESPKFYMRTAPLEKSIDVIAVLPHMHTLGKTFRAFAITPEGDLVPFVKIDDWDFNWQSSYVFEEMLTVPAGSVIYAEATYDNTIDNPENPHYPPEDVTYGWNTTNEMMNFIIYYVDSGEVSKKAGK; encoded by the coding sequence ATGAAAAGAGTAAGCTTGTTGGGCGTAATTCTGTCAATGGTGTTCATTACCAAAGTTTCAGCACAAGAACTTACTTTCAATGAACACATTGCTCCTATTATTCATGCCAATTGTGTTCCCTGCCATCGTCCGGGTGAGGTAGGCCCTTTCAGTCTGATCAGCTATGAAGATGTGGCCAAACGTTCTAAATTCATCAGACATGTAACTCAGACCCGCTATATGCCTCCCTGGAAAGCTGATCCTGAGTTTCAGCACTATCAGAACGAGCGGCTCCTAAGCCAGCAAGAGATAGATATGATTGCCCGCTGGATTGACTCAGGCGTGTCCGAAGGAAAAAAGAGGCATCAGCCCGAGCCTCCTGATTTTCAGCAAAACTCCCAGATGCGTGCCGAACCAGATCTTGTGTTAACGATGCAAGAACCTTTTGCCATTCCTGCCACGGCTATTGAAGAGTTCCGATTTTTTAGCCTGCCTACTCAGCTGGAAGAAGATGTATACCTTAAGGCCATTGAATTTCGTCCGGGCAATCGCCAATATGTCCACCACAGTAGGATCATGCTGGATACAACCAACCTGATCAGGGGTATAAACGGGCTATCTGAATTGGACCCGAAAGTACAGGAATTTTATCAGGTTCCTCTGGCTGAAGAATTTCTGTACGGCTGGGTGCCGGGAAATATGCCCTTCATTTATCCGGAAGGAACGGGTAAGCTGCTCAGGAAGAATAGTGACCTGATTGTCAATATACACTATGCGCCTTCTGCCGTAGAAGCGCAGGATCAGTCTACGGTAAAGCTGTATTTTACCAGGGAACCCATTGAAAAAGAGGTTAAGATTTTGACTTTGCGGGAAAACGATATTATCAACCAACCTTTCATGATTCCTGCCGGAGAATCTCCCAAGTTTTATATGCGTACCGCTCCTTTAGAAAAATCCATTGACGTTATTGCCGTACTGCCGCACATGCATACCCTGGGTAAAACTTTCCGTGCGTTTGCCATCACCCCCGAAGGAGATTTGGTACCTTTTGTCAAGATTGATGACTGGGACTTTAACTGGCAGTCTAGCTATGTGTTTGAAGAAATGCTGACTGTACCTGCCGGGTCGGTCATTTATGCTGAGGCAACTTATGATAACACTATTGACAATCCTGAGAACCCACATTATCCTCCTGAAGATGTGACCTATGGCTGGAACACTACGAACGAGATGATGAATTTTATTATCTACTATGTAGATTCAGGCGAGGTTTCAAAAAAGGCTGGCAAATAA
- a CDS encoding redoxin family protein: protein MLNVVVGLNKSKKIFCLLSLTIAFSICQYAEIQAQTAAWMNIRLHSDKDKAYTLGEAMGERGALLLFLDPDCPVSQKYGATIRKISNQLKERGIETIAIYPVVNMDITNLKSFIKEYRYDFIHLQDPQLKLTRSIGASVTPEAYLLSDSGEIMYHGAIDNWFYELGRYRRVVTRHYLQDAAAAYLKQKPVLQAKTKAIGCMIGTGMLHEQEHH from the coding sequence ATGCTGAACGTAGTAGTAGGTCTGAATAAAAGTAAAAAAATCTTCTGTCTGCTAAGTCTCACAATTGCTTTTAGCATATGTCAGTACGCAGAAATACAGGCTCAGACAGCAGCGTGGATGAATATCAGATTACACTCTGATAAGGACAAAGCATATACTCTTGGAGAAGCAATGGGTGAAAGAGGAGCTTTACTTTTATTTCTTGATCCTGATTGCCCGGTCTCGCAGAAGTATGGTGCAACCATCAGGAAGATTTCCAATCAACTGAAGGAAAGAGGAATTGAAACTATTGCTATTTATCCGGTCGTCAACATGGATATAACTAACTTAAAAAGCTTTATCAAGGAGTACCGGTATGATTTTATTCATCTTCAAGATCCACAACTAAAGCTTACCCGAAGTATTGGTGCTTCTGTTACTCCTGAAGCTTATCTGTTGTCTGATTCCGGAGAGATCATGTATCACGGAGCCATAGACAACTGGTTTTATGAGCTGGGACGCTACAGAAGAGTAGTCACCCGCCATTACCTTCAGGATGCCGCAGCAGCGTATCTCAAGCAGAAACCCGTACTGCAGGCGAAGACAAAAGCAATTGGCTGTATGATCGGTACGGGGATGCTGCACGAGCAGGAACATCACTGA
- a CDS encoding amidase, which produces MKYILTIFLTALITAAACYFWLRPRPSEKISKADIQAAQKLIAMDFEEWEIDTMMKDLNGNAENYAFMHQYQLKNEVPPALVFNPTPQGFSPDSILKKNQWNIPDDVALPINQEELAFYSILELASLLKNQKITSTELTRLYIDRIKRYDDTLQSIITITEALALQQAAQADEEISQGRYRGPLHGIPYGVKDLLAVEGYKTTWGSNTHKDQMLDQTATVVQKLEEAGAVLIAKTTSGALARGDVWFGGTTKNPWDTKQGASGSSAGSASATVAGLLGFSIGTETMGSIVSPSTRCGASGLRPTYGRVSRNGAMTLSWSLDKVGPICRTAEDCAIVFDAIHGADAADKTTRTLAFNYDGKIDFSQIKFGFLEEYFEKDTINLNNDATLEKLRALGADMQAVSMPDSTTLPVKVLSLIMYAEAGAAFDDLTRYNLDDSMVKQDEGARPNALRQSRFIPAVEYIMANRYRYQLIQEMQALMEEVDVIVAPTQGFRQLLITNMTGHPVVVVPNGFDDKGRPQSITFVGKLYDEATILEVAKAFQEATEHEEQHPAFFFPDAPTALQADVQ; this is translated from the coding sequence ATGAAATACATTCTTACCATATTCCTCACTGCTTTGATTACTGCTGCAGCTTGCTACTTCTGGCTAAGACCAAGGCCAAGCGAAAAGATCAGCAAAGCAGACATTCAAGCTGCGCAGAAACTCATAGCCATGGACTTTGAGGAGTGGGAGATAGATACGATGATGAAAGATTTGAACGGCAATGCAGAAAATTATGCCTTCATGCACCAGTATCAGCTAAAAAATGAGGTACCTCCTGCCCTTGTATTCAATCCCACTCCTCAGGGATTTTCACCTGACAGTATTTTAAAAAAAAATCAGTGGAATATACCTGATGATGTAGCCCTTCCTATTAACCAGGAAGAACTTGCTTTTTATAGTATTTTAGAACTGGCTTCTTTGCTCAAAAACCAGAAAATCACTTCAACTGAACTCACCAGACTTTATATTGATCGTATCAAACGCTATGATGACACATTACAGAGCATCATCACGATTACAGAAGCACTGGCGCTACAACAGGCAGCGCAGGCTGATGAGGAGATTAGCCAGGGCCGGTACAGAGGGCCATTACACGGCATTCCTTATGGAGTAAAAGACCTGCTGGCAGTAGAGGGTTATAAAACTACCTGGGGTTCTAATACCCACAAAGACCAGATGCTTGATCAAACAGCCACCGTAGTTCAAAAGCTGGAAGAAGCTGGTGCAGTCCTGATTGCCAAAACTACCTCGGGAGCTTTGGCCCGGGGCGATGTCTGGTTTGGAGGCACTACCAAAAATCCGTGGGATACAAAGCAGGGTGCCAGTGGCTCTTCGGCCGGTTCGGCCTCGGCCACTGTAGCCGGACTGCTGGGGTTTTCAATTGGTACCGAAACGATGGGATCTATCGTATCTCCTTCCACTCGCTGTGGTGCCTCGGGGCTGCGCCCGACTTACGGAAGAGTTAGCCGAAATGGCGCCATGACACTGAGCTGGAGCCTGGATAAAGTAGGTCCTATTTGCCGTACCGCGGAAGATTGCGCTATCGTATTTGATGCTATCCATGGGGCTGATGCAGCTGACAAAACGACCCGTACTCTGGCATTTAATTATGATGGAAAAATAGATTTCAGTCAAATCAAATTTGGCTTTCTGGAGGAATATTTTGAAAAAGACACCATCAATCTGAACAATGATGCGACCCTGGAAAAGCTGCGTGCTCTAGGCGCAGACATGCAGGCAGTGAGTATGCCGGATAGTACTACCCTTCCTGTCAAAGTTCTTTCTCTCATTATGTATGCCGAGGCAGGCGCTGCTTTTGACGACCTTACCCGTTATAATCTAGACGATTCTATGGTGAAGCAGGATGAGGGAGCACGCCCCAACGCTCTGCGTCAGTCGCGTTTTATTCCGGCAGTTGAATACATCATGGCCAACCGCTATCGCTATCAGCTTATTCAGGAAATGCAGGCTTTGATGGAAGAGGTAGATGTGATTGTAGCTCCTACCCAGGGATTTCGCCAGCTACTAATCACCAACATGACCGGACACCCTGTCGTAGTAGTGCCCAATGGTTTTGATGATAAAGGACGACCTCAAAGTATTACTTTCGTAGGTAAGCTTTATGATGAAGCCACCATTCTGGAAGTTGCCAAAGCGTTTCAGGAGGCTACCGAACATGAGGAGCAGCACCCTGCCTTTTTCTTTCCTGATGCGCCCACTGCCCTGCAAGCCGATGTTCAGTGA